One region of Cucurbita pepo subsp. pepo cultivar mu-cu-16 chromosome LG03, ASM280686v2, whole genome shotgun sequence genomic DNA includes:
- the LOC111789710 gene encoding EP1-like glycoprotein 3, producing the protein MNLPAHSCFLLLFFHLGPTICTTSIVTGYELTLAVPPEYDHRFLGRAFLIETDPLMPPNFRLAFTVEPTQGNFSCSLQVFLGEVKVWSSGHFSPFFVTDICALELTRDGDLRLKGPTGQVGWRTGTSGQGVEKLRILRTGNLALVDGLEGIKWQSFNFPTDVMVLGQSLNVATRLTSFPPNSTFFYSFEVQTQKISLYLNTPKSKYSYWEFNPPNTNNLSLITLNAEGLDFFNAPGNKIATIPSGTPRSLSFLALGNKTGNLGLYYYSSDNGLFEASFRALKTSCEHPLACSPYGVCTFSNTCSCIRLETEKKGASWECGEEMSGEFCGGIEGEMVELEGVSSILRGDRRRVNVSKEECGEWCLEDCECAAALHYWKECYVYREVIGVKQIEKGRGLSYMVKAPKGSWLGPQDSESFNKWVLTVVCVVDGFLIIAASGGIAYLFLKRRSKNLMDRDTHS; encoded by the exons AACTTCTATTGTTACTGGCTATGAACTTACTCTGGCCGTGCCGCCGGAGTACGACCACCGGTTCCTCGGAAGGGCCTTTCTCATTGAGACCGACCCTTTAATGCCCCCCAATTTCAGACTAGCCTTCACCGTTGAACCCACACAAGGCAATTTTTCGTGTTCCTTGCAGGTTTTTCTCGGAGAAGTTAAGGTATGGAGCTCCGGCCATTTCTCCCCGTTTTTCGTGACGGACATATGCGCCCTTGAGCTCACCCGCGACGGCGATTTGAGGCTTAAGGGCCCCACCGGTCAGGTGGGCTGGCGGACGGGAACCTCCGGACAAGGTGTGGAG AAGCTTAGAATACTGAGAACTGGGAACTTGGCTTTGGTGGATGGGTTGGAGGGAATTAAATGGCAGAGTTTCAATTTCCCAACGGACGTGATGGTGTTGGGGCAGAGTTTGAATGTGGCCACTCGCTTGACTTCCTTCCCCCCCAATTCAACCTTCTTCTACTCTTTCGAAGTCCAAACCCAAAAAATCTCTCTGTATCTCAACACCCCCAAATCCAAGTATTCTTACTGGGAATTCAACCCTCCCAACACCAATAACCTCTCACTCATCACGTTGAACGCCGAGGGTTTGGATTTCTTCAACGCCCCGGGCAACAAAATTGCAACAATCCCATCAGGAACGCCTCGGTCCTTGAGCTTTCTGGCACTGGGGAACAAAACTGGGAATCTGGGGCTATATTATTACTCCTCCGACAACGGACTTTTCGAAGCTTCATTTCGAGCACTGAAAACCAGTTGTGAGCATCCTCTTGCTTGTAGCCCATACGGGGTTTGCACCTTCTCCAATACTTGTTCGTGCATTAGATTGGAGACGGAGAAGAAGGGGGCGAGTTGGGAATGCGGAGAGGAAATGAGCGGTGAATTTTGCGGGGGAATTGAAGGGGAGATGGTGGAATTGGAGGGCGTGAGTAGCATTCTAAGAGGTGATCGTAGAAGAGTGAATGTGAGTAAAGAGGAATGTGGGGAATGGTGTCTGGAGGACTGCGAGTGCGCGGCGGCGTTGCATTATTGGAAGGAGTGTTATGTGTACAGAGAGGTGATAGGGGTGAAGCAGATTGAGAAGGGAAGGGGATTGAGTTATATGGTTAAGGCCCCAAAAGGGAGTTGGTTGGGGCCGCAGGACTCGGAGAGCTTCAACAAATGGGTGCTTACAGTAGTGTGCGTGGTGGATGGGTTCCTTATTATTGCTGCTTCCGGAGGCATTGCCTATCTCTTCCTCAAGAGGAGGAGCAAGAATTTGATGGACAGAGATACCCATTCTTGA